In Arthrobacter sp. CJ23, the genomic window GGGGCGGCTTAGATTCGACATTCGATACTTCTGGGGGAAATCATGAACGCAAAATACGTTGCCGGGCTGTGTCTTGGAGCGCTCCTGCTCGTTGCGGGCTGTGCCGCCAAACCGCTGCCGACACCGCAGATCGAAAGCCTGGGGCAGGTCTGTGACCGGCTCGCGCCTTTGAAGGACGCCACACCCCAAACCCGTGACGAGGAAGATGAGTACCTCCGGGTGCTGGGAAATGCCCGGGCCAAGTCATCCGGCGAGATCACAGGGGCCATCATCGGTGTGCAGGACTACTCCATGGAAGCCTTCAAGGAGAACCCCGACCAGGCCCTGCTTGATGAACTGCGCCCTGACTACGAACGGGGCACCGCCCGCATGGCCCAGCTGTGTGCCTGGTGATTGCCGACGGCTTCTAATCCCACTGACGATGCCGTGGGGGTCGGACCCCCGACCCCCACGGCATCGCCCCGCTCTAGATCCGCGGCCGCCGGGCCCAGCGCCTGGCCTTCAGGGCCGAGTGCAGTTCGAGCCGCAGCTGGCCGTGCAAGGGGTCCACGCCGAGCAGCTGGCGGATCCTGCCGAGCCGGTTATAGATGCTGCTGCGGTGAAGATGCAGCTTGGCCGCCACGTCCTGCACGGAGCCGTCGCTGTCGTAGAGCAGTTCCAGCACCGGCAGCAGCTCGCCGTTCTTGTCGCTGTCCTCCAGCGTGCGGAAGTGGATAGATCCGGTATCGTCCCAGCCGCCCGGGGCCAGCAGCCGGTCGAACAGCTGGTAGACCCCCACGGAGCGGCTGTCCACCAGCTCGCCCAGGGGAGGATCGACGGCGGCCGCCTGGGCAGCCAGCTTGGACTGCCTGTAGGCGGTGGAGAGTTGCCTGACCACAGAGAACGGCTCGCTGATGCCCAGAATGATCCGGTCCACGGTCCGGCCTGCACGTTTGGCCAGCTCCAGGCGGTAGTGCACCAGGATCTGGGCGTGTTCGGCCCTGCCCACTGTCTGCTGGAACAGCATGACCGAGTGAGTTTCCGTGCCGGCGCTGAACAACACACCCTTGACGCCGATGCTCGACTGCAGTGCAGCGGAACGGTGCGTCAGCATCGCGGCGAGGGGATCGCTTTCGGGGCCGCCGCCGTCGGCGTCCAGCACGGTGACCAGCTGCCACGGCCCGCGGCCCTGGACCTCCTTCCAGCCCGCCACGGCCGCCACGGCGTTCGACTCCCCCTGGCACGCGGCCAGGAACTCCTGCTCGCGGCGCCGGCGGAATTCCGATTCGGCCGTGTTGGAATCCAGCAGCAGCCCGGCCAGCAGGTCCAGATCGTCCCGGACACCGGGCAGCTGGGCGAGGATCGCCGTGGCCGACTGCTCCTCCGCGTCCTGCTGGACCCACAGGTATCCCACCCGGAAACCGCGCACCAGCAGGGGGACGCAGACGCGTCCCAGCATGCCGAGTTCTTCATTCGCGGGCACCACCACGGGACGCACCGCCGTGGCGATGCCGTGCGAGAGCTGCCACGCGCCCACGTCGGCGGGGACCCGCTTGCTGAGGAGGAAGTTCACCCGCACGCGGTCCGCGTGGGACTGGTTGGAACTGTAGGCGAGGAGGACGCCGTCGAGGTCTTCGAGGGAGAGCCCGCGGCCGAGCTTGAGCGCCACGTGTTCCACGAGCTGTTCGACGTCCTGCTGCATCCTGCCAGCCTACTGCCCAGGGGCAGTATCCGTACGAACATCAGGCGACACCTGCCGCCCTGCTGTTCGACAAATGTCGAGCCGCACAAGTCAAAAACCCCGGACTTCCGGGGTTTTTTCGCATGGGTGTCCAGGCTTTGCTGTCGCGCCGCTCACAGCCGGATTTATTCTGGAATCACAGCCCCCAGCACATCCCCCGGCCCGAAAAGCCGCTGAACATGGAGCCAAAAATGATCATCGGCGTCCCCAAAGAAATCAAGAACAACGAATTCCGCGTAGCCATCACGGCCGCCGGCGTCCACGAATTCCGCACCCACGGACACACTGTTCTGGTGGAGCGCGGCGCAGGCCTGGGGTCGGGCATCACGGACGAGGAATACTCGATCGCCGGCGCGGAAATCGTTGCCGACGCCGATGACGTTTGGGGCCGTGCAGACATGGTCATGAAGGTCAAGGAACCCATCAAGGCGGAATACCACCGCTTCCGCAAGGGCCTGATCCTCTTCACCTACCTGCACCTCGCAGCCGAGCCGGAACTCACTGCCGAGCTCATCAACTCCGGCGTCACCGCGATCGCCTACGAAACCGTGCAGGAGGGCCGCGCGTTGCCGCTGCTGGCCCCGATGTCCGAGGTTGCCGGCCGCCTGTCCGTAGTGGTCGGCGCATCCTCGCTCATGGCCCCGGCCGGCGGCAAGGGTGTCCTGCTTGGCGGCGTACCGGGCGTTCGTCCGGCCAAGGTTGTTGTCCTCGGCGCAGGCGTGGCAGGCACCAACGCCGCCGCCATGGCCCTGGGCCTCGGCGCCGATGTCACCATCCTGGACATCAACATCAACCGCCTGCGTGAACTGGACGCCCTCTACCAGGGCCGCCTGAAGACCGTTGCCTCCAACGCCTACGAGATCGAGAAGTCAGTTGTTGACGCAGATCTCGTGATCGGCTCCGTGCTGATCCCGGGCGCCAAGGCTCCCAAGCTGGTCACCAACGAGCTCGTGGCACGCATGAAGCCGGGCTCCGTGCTGGTGGACATCGCGGTGGACCAGGGCGGCTGCTTCGAGGACACGCACCCCACCACGCACCAGGAACCGACGTACAAGGTCCACAACTCGATCTTCTACTGCGTTGCCAACATGCCCGGCGCCGTTCCGAACACCTCCACGTACGCACTGACCAACGTCACCCTGCGCTACGCCGTGGCCCTGGCCAACCTGGGAGTCAAGGCCGCCTTCGACCGCGACCCCGCCCTGGCCGCCGGCCTCAACATCGCCGCAGGCCACGTGGCACACCACTCGGTCTCCGAGGCGCACAACCTGCCCCTCGTCGCCGACTGGCACAGCCTGGTCTCCGCCTAGCAAAGTAGGCGGCGCCGAGATGACAGTTGACCCCAATGTCCTCCGTGGACATTGGGGTCAACTGTCATTTCGCGGGGTTGCTAGGGTTGGCCGGCACGGTGGGAACAGGCACCGGGAGGCCTGACGGGGCGATATCCGACGGAGCAATGCCCGGTGGCGTGATGGGCGGCGCCGGGATGGTGACATTGCCGGGCTGGAGGTTCCAGGGGCCCTTGGGGACGCGGAGAACCGCCCCGCCGCCCGGCGTGGGCTGTGGCTTTCCGTGTGCGGCACCGTCCGCACTGTTGGGGGCGGCCGGTGCGGGATTCGTCTGACCGGGCACAGTGGCGGGGCCGTAGCCGCCTGCCCCGGGCGTGGGCGCAGGTAGCTGCGGTGGCGAGTCGGGCCCGCCGTTCTGCGGTGGGTTGCCCGCCCCGGGCGTGAGCTGCGCGACGACCGTCCCCACCACCGCGCCGAAGTGCTCGAAGGCTCCGTGGAGGCCGCCCTCGGAGGCTGCGGCTGCGGTAACGCCGCCCGCGAGGGACACCACCACCGCGATACCGGTGATCGCAGCGTGGCGCTTCCGCCGCCGTCGGGCCGCGAGCTCGTCCACGGGGGCGGGCTCCGGTGCGGGGATCACCACGATGGGCACCGCCGTCGGCAAGACCGCGGACGGTACCGTGGCCGAGGGCACCATCAGCGCCCGGACTGCAGCGGAGGGAGCCGGCGCAGAGCCGGCGAGGGCGCGCAGTTCGAGCAGTTCGGTGCGGATCCCGTACGCCTCGTCGAGGCCGGCGTCGGCCAGCAGGCGGTCGATGGCTTGCCCGGCGTCGCCGGTGTTCCGCGCGCCCGGTGCGGTCTGTTCGCTCATGATGTGCCGTTCCTTAGTTGTGCACGCTTTCTCAGCGCACTCAATGCCCTGCGCTGCAGTTGTTTCACGGCTCCTGGGGACTTGCCCATGATGTCCGCGGTTTCGTCCACCGACAGGTCCGCGACCACCCGCAGGGCCAGGACTTCCCGGTAGTCGGTGGCGAGGTCGTCCAGGAGTTCCGTGACCCCCAGCCCGGATCCCCGGCCGAACGCCTGGTCTTCCGCCGAGGGTGAGCGCCGTCCGTCCAGGTCCGCCTCATACGGCGTGGAGTCCGGGGTGCGTTCCCGCTTGCGGTAGTGGTCCACCATCCGCGCATGCGCAATGGAGAAGAGCAGGGTCCTGGCCCCCTGAAGCCCACCATGGAGAGTGGCCAGCTTCGGGTAAAGCGCGAGGAAGACGTCCTGGGTGACGGCTTCCGGATCGTCCACTCCCCGGGCGCGCAGGTAGCCAAAGACCGGTCCGGAAAAGTTGTTGTAGGCAGCCGTGAAGAGCAGAGCGGGATCGTCGTCGTCCGTCTGCACATATTCATCAGTTAAAGGGTCCAGCACCCGCGGATGCCTCCATCCCACGCAGCGCAGTGACGTCCCGGAGTCCGTGGAACCACTGCCGCTGCTGTCTGTTGCGTAGCGGGGCTCCTGGCCTCAGCCAAGGAGCCCCGCATTCAAGAGCGTAGCCGCCGAGTGGTTAGCGGACAGAACCGGCGGGTGCGCCGGGAACGGCCGGGACGCCCGTGGGAAGCTGCGAGGGGAGGGCAGGAACGGCCGGAACCGCAGGGTCGGCCGGAACGGCGGGAACAGCCGGAACTGCAGGCACGGCGGGAGCCTTCGAGGAAACGGAAGCATCGGCGTCGACTGCGGCATTCGCGGAACCGTCAGCCTTCAGGCCGGCGGCCTTGCCGGCCTCCACCACAGCCTCGCAGTGCGCCTCAACTTCGGCGTCGCCGCCTGCGGCAATTGCCAGGGATTCGTAGCCGGGAACCTTGGTGCCGGCCGTCAGGCCGCCGTTGAGGAACGCGGTGCAGAGGCCGAAGGCTTCGGGGGACGTGGCATCGGCAACAGCCTTCTCGGCCTTGGCCTTGGCGGCTCCAACGGCATCTTCGGCTGTTGCCTTGCCGGCTGCGGCGGCCTCGGCGGCCTTGGCCTGTGCGGCTGCGGCGGCGTCGGCTGCCTTCTCCACGGCCGGGGCGGGGGCACCGAGCAACTCGTGGGCGCTCTGCTGGACATCGCTGGGGAGCACGCCGTTGTAGGCGGCAATACCGGTTCCACCAAGCGTTACGGCTCCGGCGGCCAGGACGCCGGCGGCGATTTTGCTGGTGGCAAGGACAGAGAACAAGGACATGGAACCCTCCGAAAAACGTGTAGGACTACTTCGGCAACGGTTCTGCCCGCCAGCGCTCGGTCGGCTGCGGGCCCGTTCCGTACTCCCCCTACATCGTCCGCGGCCACGGAAAAGTTACGGCCGCGCCGAAAATTCTTTCCTAGGGCACGGCGGCGGGTCCCCGGCTTCCGAGCGAAACCGGGGACCCGCCGTCGTGCTTTAGTCGCTGCGAACCAGTGAGTGCGCGTCAGCCGCCGATCGCGCGGAGGGCGTTCACCTGGCCATGGCCGTTGAAGCCGTTGTAGCCGGCACCGCCCTGGCACACCTGGGGTGCGCCGTTGTCGACGGCCGGGAACGGCGCGTAGACGGACATGTCCACCGGGCAGGCCAGATTGTCGGCGGTGTTGTTGATCCGCGACGCCACCGTGCCGGGGCTGCTGACGCCGGTGCTCACCACCAGCGCAGCCACGCCGGCCACGTGCGGTGAAGCCATGGACGTTCCCTGCAGGTAGCAGTACGTCGCGCCCGCATCCACCACGGTCAAAGCGGCGGGGCAGGGTGAAGCGGACGGCCAAGTGGACAGCACGCGGCCGTTCACGGCTGCAGGGGTGACCTGGAGACGGCGGTCCCCTCCGGGAGCCACCACCGAGGCCGTGCCCACGCCATAGCTGGAGTAGTACGACTTGAACTGCTTGTTGCCGTTGGCCGTCACGCCGATCACGCCGGGAACCTCCACGGGAACCACGGCACAGGCGTTGCTGATGTCACGGGTGACGGGGGTGGTGTCATCCGGACTGGTGACGTCCTGGGTGGGGTGCGCCAGGTCGTCGGACTGGTTGCCCTCGGCCGCCACCACGGTGGTGCCGCTTTGCTGGGCGAACCTGATGGCGCGGCGTTCGGCTTCCCAGATGGCCCGCTGGCCCGGATCGTTCTTGCAGTTGAAGAGCCAGGGATCGGCGAAGTAGCTGTTGTTGGTCACCTGGATCCCGTTGGTGCCTGCCCACATGAAGGCGCAGATCACGGCCTCCGGGAAGAAGAACCCGTCATCGTTGCCGGCCTTGATGCCGGCGATCTTCACGTTCGGGGCAACGCCCACCATGCCGATGCCGTTCTTGGCGGCGGCGATGGTCCCGGCCGTGTGCGTGCCGTGGCCGTTGGCGTCCATCCACGCCGCAGGGTCCTGGTTGGGGACGCCGCCAACGCAGGAAACGCTCTTGGAGAAGTCGACGTTCGGGGCAAGGTCCGGGTGGGTGTAGTCCAGGCCGGTGTCGATGTCGCCCACCACCACGGAGGCGCTGCCGCCGTTGATGGCCCGCGCGGCCGGGGCCTGGATCTGGTCCATGTCCCACTGCAGCCCGGAAAGGTTGTCGTTGCCCGGAGCCGGCGTTCCAGGTTCCACCGGCGCGGCGGCCGCGTCGGTTGTGTCCTCCTGGAGCCCGACGCCGAACGACGCCGTGGCGGCGGCACCCTGGACGGCCCCGTCCTTGGCGCGCAGCGTGGAGTCGAAGCCAACGCGGTCCGATTTCACGATTGCCACGCCGATCTGCGGGTACGTCTGGACCAGGGTTCCGCCGGCCTGCCGGAGCGCGGCCAGCGAAGCGGCGCCCACGCTGTTGGCCTTGTACAGGACCACGTAGTTCTGCATCTCCCCGCTTTGGGCGGGTGAAGAGACGGCCGGCGGCGCCGTTGCCGCAAAGAAGCCTACGGCCAGGCCAAGGGCGCCCAGGGGTGCCACGAATCGTGTGAGTTTTCGCATGCTGCTGCTCCATTCCACCAGCATCCGGCAGCCTGCGATGGCAGGCGGCCGCGCTGGGATAGATCTCTGTTCACGTTTCCGCCGACGGTTTGTCGCGGTCCATTTCCAGGGTGCATCCGGCCCATGTTTTGGCATGCGCCCTGCGTGTTAGACCTTAGTGACTTGGCTCACAATTAAACAAGGGTCCGGGCCTGTTCAATCAGCTTGAGGACCTCCACCGGGCCGGCAGGATCGACCGGGAGGGGCAGCGCGGAGGAGGCCCCGCCGTCGTCGATTTTTGCGGCGAGGATGCGGTAGAACTCCGGGTACGCGCCGCGTTCGGTGGGCAGCGGCGTGCGCCGGCCGTCCCGTTCCAGGGTCCCCTGGTTTCCTTCAGGCTCGACGCCGTAGGCCGGGTCCGTGGGCAGCCCGCCGCCCAGCAGGTAGGGTTCCTGCGGGTCGGCCCCGAACTTCACGAAGCCGCCCTCGCTGCCCAGGATGCGGAAGCGCGGGCCCTGCAGCTGGCTGTTGAGGTTGAGCGTTAGGTGGCTCACCACGCCGGAGTCGTGCCGGAGGACGAGGAAGATGTCGTCATCGGCGTGCTCCTGTGGGCGGCGTGCCGTGATCTCTGCGTAGGTGACCCGCGCGGGGCCGAAGAACTGCACGGCGAGGTCCAGGACGTGCGTGCCCAGGTCGAACAGCACCCCGCCGCCGTCCTCCGCCGTGGCGCCGGCCTTCCAGGCCTTGGCGATCGCCGGCGCCCAGCGCTCCATGCCCGACTCGAACCGCGTCACGGTCCCCAGCGTGCCGGCGTCGAGCAGTTTCTTCACGGTGAGAGCGTCGCCGTCCCAGCGGCGGTTCTGGTAGACCGTGAGGACGCGGCCCAGCCGCGCGGCCAGATCGATCAGTTCCCGTCCCTGTGCGCTGTGCACCACGAACGGTTTGTCCACGACGACGTCCAGCCCGGCTTCCAGCGCCGCCTTGGCCAGCGCGAAATGCGTCGACGGCGGCGTGCCGAGCACCACGAGGTCCAGCTCCCCGGCGAGCGCCAGGATGTCCGCTGGGGCGTCCACGAACCGCACCCCCGGGTACCGGGCGTCCGCCGCGGCCCGCCGGCCGGCGTCGGAGGTGGCGATGACGTCAAGGGAATACGCGGGGCTGGCGGCGATGAACGGCGCGTGGAACACGCTGCCGGACAGCCCGTAGCCGGCGACTGCGGTGCGGATGGGTTTGGCCGTCATGGCACCACGGTACCCGGACCCGCCGCTGCCGGACACACGGCGGCCGGCACCCATGGGATGCCGGCCGACGTGCCAGGTGTTGCTTTTGCTGCGCTTTACTTCTTGGCGCCCTTTTCCCAGCCGATGGTGGTCCAGTCCGGAACGTTGGACAGGCTCTTGAACAGCGACGGGCCGTAGTTGGCCAGGCCGGTGCGGACGAACTGGATTTCCGGACCGTTCAGCACGGTGCCCATGGAGAAGTACTTGGCCATGTGCTTGCGCTCGACTTCCATGGCTGCCTTGTTGCGCTCGGTGTCGTCCTGGATGGATGCGAGCTTGGCAATGTCGGCGTCCAGTTCGGCGTCGCCGAGTTCGTTCTCGTTCGTCTTGGAATCGTAGAACTGCTTCACCGAAGCGGTGGCGTCCGGGGCCACGGTGTAGCCGGAGATGGTGACGTCGAAGTCACGGCCGCCCACCACCTTGCCGAAGTCGGCGTCGCCTCGCTGGTCGATGCCGACGTCCATGCCGGCAGCCTGGAGCTGCTTCTGCAGGGTCTGGGTGGTGGCCAGTGCGGTGGGGTCGTCACCGAAGTTGGTGATCTTGAAGGCGACGGGGACGCCGTCCTTGGCCATGATGCCCTTGTCGTTGGCCTTGTAGCCGGCGTCGGCGAGGACCTTCTTGGCGGCCTCGGCGCCGGTCTCCTTGACCGGGTAGTTGTCCTGGTAGTACTTGGAGAACGGCATCAGCATCATCGATCCCGAGCTCTCCTCTTCCCAGTTCAGGCCGTTGAAGCGGACGTTGCGGATGGCCGCGCGGTCCACGGCGGCGAAGATGGCCTTGCGGACGGCCACATCGGTCAGCGAGGGGCGGAGGGCGTTCAGGTTCAGGCCGCCGGCAAAGAGGCGCTGGCCACGGCGCACGTCCGCGTTCTTGGAGCCTTCGAGCTGCTTGTAGCGGGTCAGGGTGCGTCCGCTGGTGGCATCGATTTCGCCGTTCTTGAAGGCCGCGATGGTGGCTGCGCTCTCCATCTGGCGGAAGACCACCTTGGACAGGACCGGCTTGGCGCCCCACCACTTGTCATTGGGGACCAGGGTGACCGTCTTGGCGGCGGAATCGAACTGCTCGAGCTTGAACGGGCCGGCCATCCATTCCGGGTGCAGGTTGCCGGTGAAGCCGGTGTTGAAGATCTCGGGCGTGTTCACGGCCGGGTGCACGATGCCGGAGAAGAGGTCGCTCAGCGGGAACACCGGCTGCTTGGTGGTGACGATGACTTCCTTGTCATTGGCGCCGGCCTTGACCGAGTCAACGAATTCGTAGGCACCCGAGGAAACGATATCAATGGACTTGTCCGCGCCCTTGAGCATGTTCCAGGTGTTGGTGAAGGCCTTCACGTCGATGGGGGTGCCATCGTTGTATGTGGCCTTGTCGTTCACCTTGATGGTGATGGTCTGCTTGCCGTCCTTGACCTCGCTCTTGAAGTCCTCGCAGAAGTTCTTGTTGAGTACAGCGGTACCGTCGAAGTCCGCGGTCCAGCAGCCGCCGAAGGTGGACCCGTCCGCAGACGCCTGGTCCATGGGGGCGTGAAGGGCCGTGTTGTCGGCGCTGTTTCCGACGTTGGAGAAGCCGTTGAAGTCCGGGCCGATGCTGCCCAGGGCCAGGGTGAGCGTGCCGCCCTGCTCCAGGTCCTTGGCGTCCTTGGCGTTGATGCTGATGAGTTTGTTGATGTCGCCGCCGGAGCTTTGGCCCTTCTGCGTCTCCGGGCCGGACGGCGTTCCCCCGCCGCAGCCGGACAGCATCAGTGCCGCGGCAATGGCCGCGCCGCCGATTGTCATGTACTTCTTCATGGTGTTCCCTTCACTTTTTTACGACTGGAATACTTGGAGTCTAGAAATAGCCGGCACTGTTCTTAGGCATGCACCACCAGCATGTCGGCATCAAGTTGGCCGTCCGGGAAGAAGCAGGCAAACTCCTGGTCGTCGCCTTCCGGAGTGAGCGGCGGCTCAACGGTGAGGCACTTTTCCTTTTTGGCTTCCGGCAGGGCCGCGAAGACCGGACAGCGCGTGGCGAAGTTGCAGCCCTTGGGCGCATCCAGCGGAGTAGGCAGATCGCCCCGCAGGATGATGCGTTCGCGGGTCCGTTCCACCGCGGGGTCCGGCACCGGAATCGCCGAGAGGAGCGCCCGCGTGTAGGGGTGGCGGGGGTTGTCGAACACACGGTCCACGTCCCCGGTCTCCGCGATCTTGCCCAGGTACATCACGGCCACCCGGTCCGAAATATGCCGGACCACGGACAGGTCATGGGCCACCATGAGGTAGCTCAGCCCCAGTTCCGCGCGAAGCTGGTCCAGCAGGTTGATCACCCCGGCCTGCACGGAGACATCCAGGGCGGACACCGGCTCGTCCAGGACCACCAGCTGGGGGTTCACCGCCAAAGCCCGGGCAATGCCGATGCGCTGGCGCTGGCCGCCGGAGAACTGGTTGGGGAAGCGGTTTACGTGGTCGGCCTGCAGGCCCACCAGCTTCAGCAGCTCCATGATCCGCTTCTTGATGGCGGCCTTGGGGAGCCCCAAGTTTTCCAGCGGTTCCGCCAGCACCTCGTAGACCGTGAAGCGCGGGTCCAGGGCACCGGTGGGGTCCTGGAACACCATCTGCATTTCCTTGCGCATGGCCTGTTTGGTCTTCGCGTCCGTGGCCACCTTGTTGCTGACGCCGCCGATCACCACCTCGCCCTGCTGGTCCGGGTGGAACTCCATGATCTCCAGCAGCGTGGTGGTCTTGCCGCAGCCGGACTCCCCCACGATCGAGAGGCACTCGCCCTCGCGGATGTCGAAGCTCAGCCCGTCCACGGCCTTCACCGTGCCGATGCGGCGCTTGAAAAGTGCACCCTTGAGCAGCGGGAAGTGCTTTTTCACGTCCTTGAGCTCAAGGACGGTTTTCCGCTCCTGACGGGGGACGCCGTCGAACTTTGACACCGGAACCGGCGGGGCGTGGAATATCTGGTGGACATCCACTTCCGTGGCGAGCGAATCGGTCTTGATGCAGGCGGCGTGGTGGCCGTCGCTCCCCGACACCGCCCAGAGCTCCGGTTCGCCGGCCAGGCAGGCGTCGCTGACCAGCGGGCAGCGGGGCGCGAACGAGCAGCCCGTCACCGGCAGCGCCAGGTTGGGCGGGGTGCCCTCGATCGGCACCAGCGAGGTCTTCTGCGAGGCGTCCACGCGCGGAACCGCCCCCAGCAGGCCCATCGTGTAGGGCATGCGGGGGTTGTAGTAGATGTCCTCCACGGTGCCGGTCTCCACGGGCTTGCCCGCGTACATGACCATGATGTCGTCGGCCATGCCGGCCACCACGCCGAGGTCGTGCGTGATCATCACGACGGCGGCGCCGGTTTCCTCCTGCGCGGTGTGCAGCACCTCCAGGACCTGGGCCTGGATGGTCACGTCCAGGGCCGTCGTCGGCTCGTCCGCGATCAGGACCCGCGGATCGTTGGCGATCGCGATGGCGATCATGACGCGCTGGCGCATGCCGCCGGAGAATTCGTGCGGGAACGCCTTGATCCGGTCCTTGGGGCTGGGGATGCCCACCATCTGCAAGAGCTCGACGGCGCGGGCCTCCTTGGCCTGCCTGCTCATGGTGGGGTTGTGGATGGTCAGCGCCTCGATGATCTGGCGCCCCACCGTGTAGACGGGGGTCAGCGAGGAGAGCGGGTCCTGGAACACCATGGCGATGTCGCTGCCGCGGTGCTTGCACATGGCTTTGTCGCCCAGGCCCAGCAGTTCCTTGCCCTTGAAGCGCACGGATCCGGTGATCTCCGCCGTGGTGGGCAGCAGCCCCATGATCGCCATGGAGGTGACCGATTTTCCGGAGCCGGACTCGCCCACGATGCCCAGGGTCTTGCCTGCCATCAGGTCGAAGTCCACGCCGCGCACGGCATGGACCACGCCGTTCTCGGAGTTGAAGCGGACGTTCAGGTCACGGACGCTCAGGACGGCGTCGCCGGGGGCGTACAGTCCGACGTCGCGCAGGCGCTCGGCGGGCGTCTGCCGGCCTGCCGGAGCACGCTCTGGAGCACCTGCTGGGCCGCTGGCCGGCTGCTGGCTGGTGGGCTGTTCGATGTTGGTGCTCATGCGCTTGTCTTCTTTGCGGTCTTCGTCTTGGCGCTGCCAATGGAGCTGGAGCTGGGGTCGAACGCGTCCCGGAGGCCGTCGTTCATCATGGCCAGCGAACCGGTCAGGAGGAACATGATGGTCAGCGGCACCCAGAACATCCACGGGAATGACGACACCTGGCCGGTGGCCTGGCCGATCAGCACGCCCAGGCTGATGTCCGGGGTCTTGATGCCGATGCCGATGAAGGAGAACGCCACCTCGGCCAGGATGGCGCCGGTGACGCCGCGGGTGAAGTCCAGGACCAGCAGGGAGCCGATGTTCGGGACCAGGTGGCGGCGCACAATCTTCATGGACGGGACGCCCATGTACTTCGCGGCCTTGACGTAGTCCCGCTGCATGAGGGACATGGACAGGGACCGGACCAGGCGGGCCGTGCCCATCCAGCTGAAGACGAGCAGGACCACGATGAGGAGCAGCCAGCTGGGCAGCGCCCTGAGTCCGTCGCTGCCGCCGCCCCCGGTGGCCACGGCCACCACCAGGATGGCCGGCATCATGATCAGGGCCTCCAGGATGAACAGCATGATGGAGTCCACCTTGCCGCCGAAGAACGCCATGCTGCAGCCGTAGATCGCGGAGATCAGCACCGAGAGGCCGCCCACGATCACGCCGATGAGGATCGAGATGCGCGTTCCCTCCACCGCCATGGCCAGCAGGTCGATGCCGGCCTGGGAGGTGCCCAGGAAGTGCTCGGGCGAGGGGCCCATGCCGATGTTGAAGGGGTCGATGGTCTCCTTGTCCCAGGGGGTCAGGAAACCGCCCACCCAGGAGAAGAGGAAGAGTGCCAGGAAGATGAATAAGCCGGCGACGGCGGTCCGGTTCCGCATGAAGCGGCGGAAGATGATGCGCCACTTGGCGATGACAACGTCCTGCGCCGCCCGGGCCTCGTCGATTTCCGAAATGGGGTCGATGAGATTCGTCATTACTGGACCCTCACTCGCGGATCGACGATTGTGGTGGCGAAATCGGCCAGGATGGCGCCCACCGCGAAGATCACGGAGCCGTAGGCGAGCATGGCCGTGGCCACGTTGACGTCCTGCATGCCGATCGACTGGATGCTCCACAGGCCCACGCCGGGCCACGCGAAGATCGCCTCGGCAAAGAAGCCGCCCGTGA contains:
- a CDS encoding ABC transporter ATP-binding protein, whose protein sequence is MSTNIEQPTSQQPASGPAGAPERAPAGRQTPAERLRDVGLYAPGDAVLSVRDLNVRFNSENGVVHAVRGVDFDLMAGKTLGIVGESGSGKSVTSMAIMGLLPTTAEITGSVRFKGKELLGLGDKAMCKHRGSDIAMVFQDPLSSLTPVYTVGRQIIEALTIHNPTMSRQAKEARAVELLQMVGIPSPKDRIKAFPHEFSGGMRQRVMIAIAIANDPRVLIADEPTTALDVTIQAQVLEVLHTAQEETGAAVVMITHDLGVVAGMADDIMVMYAGKPVETGTVEDIYYNPRMPYTMGLLGAVPRVDASQKTSLVPIEGTPPNLALPVTGCSFAPRCPLVSDACLAGEPELWAVSGSDGHHAACIKTDSLATEVDVHQIFHAPPVPVSKFDGVPRQERKTVLELKDVKKHFPLLKGALFKRRIGTVKAVDGLSFDIREGECLSIVGESGCGKTTTLLEIMEFHPDQQGEVVIGGVSNKVATDAKTKQAMRKEMQMVFQDPTGALDPRFTVYEVLAEPLENLGLPKAAIKKRIMELLKLVGLQADHVNRFPNQFSGGQRQRIGIARALAVNPQLVVLDEPVSALDVSVQAGVINLLDQLRAELGLSYLMVAHDLSVVRHISDRVAVMYLGKIAETGDVDRVFDNPRHPYTRALLSAIPVPDPAVERTRERIILRGDLPTPLDAPKGCNFATRCPVFAALPEAKKEKCLTVEPPLTPEGDDQEFACFFPDGQLDADMLVVHA
- a CDS encoding ABC transporter permease is translated as MTNLIDPISEIDEARAAQDVVIAKWRIIFRRFMRNRTAVAGLFIFLALFLFSWVGGFLTPWDKETIDPFNIGMGPSPEHFLGTSQAGIDLLAMAVEGTRISILIGVIVGGLSVLISAIYGCSMAFFGGKVDSIMLFILEALIMMPAILVVAVATGGGGSDGLRALPSWLLLIVVLLVFSWMGTARLVRSLSMSLMQRDYVKAAKYMGVPSMKIVRRHLVPNIGSLLVLDFTRGVTGAILAEVAFSFIGIGIKTPDISLGVLIGQATGQVSSFPWMFWVPLTIMFLLTGSLAMMNDGLRDAFDPSSSSIGSAKTKTAKKTSA